GGCTTAAGAGACTCAACTTGCTTTATGAACCCCTTCATTTTTTCTTAAGCAATAGAGTTTGCTGAAACTATTTTAAATGAAGTGGAAAAAAGGAAGAACTTAGGGAGTTGAAGGAAAGCTGTGGAGGCTAGAGTTTACGTTGTTGAAAAGCAACTGAAGGGAGACTTACAGCGTTAAGTAGTATAGAGCGCGTTAATACGCATAAATTCATTCAGCTTAAGAGTAGAATTAGATTAATTAAAGGAAGAGGTGTTTAGTTAAAACCATAGATAAATGTTGTTTGCCATAAGGTTATTAAGTGGAGTTGCATCTATATATCGAGGAGAAATGAAGAGGATTTTAAAGCAAGCGAAAGAATAAGATTGAAAGGAAAGGCATCTCTAAAGAAGCATCACTATTAATGTGGATTCTATGCTCTTTAATGTTGGCTGCAACAATTATACTTAGTGTTACAGGAGTCTATATTAAAGATTAACTTGAATTAAAACTTTTTCTATAGTTTTAGCTATTTCTTCGCTTGCTTTAACAAGCTCACTTGTTAAACCCTCTCCAAAATCTAAACTTTTAGGTTGAATTCCTAATAAAGCAATTTTCGCGTTTGTTTCATAAGCTATAAATTTAGCTAAAAGACTTAATGGTAAATCATGAGTTGAAAATGAAAAATACTCAATTTCATTAATATCTATTATTTTAGCGAAACCTGGAGTTGCATTTAAGTTAGCTGCATCAATCATTAAAACATGAGTTGGTTTAACATCCTTTATTACATTAGTAAAACTTTCCGGAACAGTTTCGCACTCTAAAATCAAAACATTCGGAAGATTTTTTTCTTTAAGAAGCTTAGCTACAGCAACACCAATATAATCATCTCTTCTGATAGGATTTCCTATACCTAAAATAACTATTTTTTTAAACCCTGAAATCCAAGATTTCAATTCTTTCTCTAAATTTTCATCCATAAAATAATTTTCCCCTATTTTTAAATCATTTGAGCAGCTATATAAGCTTGACCGAGCGATAACCCTCCATCTCCACATGGAACAGTTCTTGGATAAAGAAATTTAAAACCTCTATTTTCAACAATTTTTTTTATAACTTGTGTAATATGAGTATTAGCTGCTACACCCCCTGAAAAACCTATAAATTTGACTCCCATATTTTCAGCCTCACATAAAGCAAATTCAGCTAAACTTTTAGCGATATACTCTTGAGCTGAATAAGCCAAATTTTTAACATTTTCTTTATCAATTAAATGAAAAATTTCTCTTATGAAACTTCTTGTCTCAATAATATCTCCTTTAAAGATTAAAGGAACATCCAAAATGTTTTTTCCCCCTTCAGCAGCAGCTTCAAGCTTCATAGCAGGTTCCCCCTCATATGTTCTTTCATAACATAACCCTAAAATTGCTGAAACAGCATCTAAAAGTCTTCCACAACTTGATGTTTCAAGAAAACGTTTTTTTCTAGCTTCCTTTAAAATTATTTCAGCTTCAACTTTTCCGTAAGGGAAAAAACTTGCTTTACTTAAAAACCATTCTTCAAAGTTCTCTTCATTAATTAATATTCCAGCAACCATTCTTAACGGGTATTTAGTAGCTAAATCCCCCCCAATCATTGGATGCTTCTCTAAATAACCTAAACGCTTAAACTCTTTCCCATAACAATATAAAATTTCCCCTCCCCAAGCAGAACCATCCAATCCATAACCAAATCCGTCGCAAGCAATTCCAATAATTTCATCCACGCAATATTCAGCCATTAATTTAGCTATATGTGCATGATGATGCTGAATTTTAAAAACAGGAACACCTATTTCTTCGCTTAATTTTAGAGCAAATCTTGTAGTATTAAATGTTGGATGTAAATCACAAGCAATACATTCAATTTTACTTTTAGTTAATTTAATTAAATTTTTTGTAGCTTCCTCAAGAAAACTTAAAGTTTCAAAGTTTTCAATATCACCAATATGTTGAGTTAAAAAAGCTTTATCTTTAAGAAGTATACAGGAAGTTACATTAAGTTCTGCTCCAACTCCTAATGCGCATGCATTCACATTTTTTTTAATTTTTATAGGTTCAGGAGCATAACCTCTTGATCTTCTAAGAAAACATACATTTCCTTCAACAACTTTAACTACTGAATCATCACATCGTTGGGCAATATCTCTATTATGAAAAAGATAATAATTAACTACTCCTTTAAATTTTTCAATTGCCTCTTGATTTGTTATTGCAATAGGTTGATTTGGAGGGTTAGCACTTGTCATAACAAAAGCAGGTTCTTTAACTTCTTTAAAAAGCATTAAATGTAACCCTGTATATGGAAGCATAACTCCAATTGTGTTTAAACCTGGGCTTATTTCTTCAGCTAAATAATAATCTTCACTTTTTTTAAGCAATACAATAGGCTTAGCTGAAGATTTAAGTAACTCAGCTTCTTTAAATGAAACTTCAGCGAAAGATTTAATTGCTTCAATGCTTCTAGCCATAATTGCAAAAGGTTTTTGGGACCTATGCTTAACTTTTCTTAATTTAATTATTGGTTTAGAATTAAGAGTTGAAGTTGCTATATGGAAACCCCCATTCCCTTTAACTGCTAAAATAAAACCTTCCTCAATTAATTTTCCAGCTTCAAAAATTGGATTCTCAACATTTACTATTTCACCATTACTTTCAGTTAAATAAGCTTTAGGACCACACTTCCAACAAGCTATTGTTTGAGCATGAAATCTTCTATCTAAAGGATTTTTATACTCTTTTTTGCACTCTTCACACATGATGAATTTATTCATAGTTGTGTTTACTCTATCATATGGGAGATCTATTATTATTGTGAATCTTGGCCCACAATTAGTGCAAGTTATAAAAAAATAATTAAACCTTCGATTTTTAGGATCCATAAGTTCTTTAGCGCATTCATCACAAATAGATAAATCTGCAGGAGCTATTGAACCTGAAAAAACTTTTTCTGAAGGGCTTAATTCAATTTTAAACTCTTTAAATTCCTCCTCACCAGTTAAATACTCTACTTTAACGTTTTGAATAATTGCTGAAGGGGGTTTTTCATTCTTTAACTCTTCTAAAAAACTTAAAATTTCACTTTTGGTTCCTTCAATTAAAATTTCAACAACTCCATCTCTATTCCTAACATAACCTCTTAAGCCTTTTTTAGAGGCTAAACGATAAATAAATGGTCTAAAGCCAACACCTTGAACTCTACCTGAAATCGTAATTAAAGCTTTCAAAATGTTTCCACCAGTTAAAAATTTATTTTTAACGGCGTGAAACTTAAATTTATAGATAAAGATAGTAAAAAAGTAAAAATAAATATTTAAAACCAAATTGTAGTGAATTTAAGGAAAGATAAAAATGATAAGCACATTTAAAACTATCGTGAAAAAACTTGATTTA
This is a stretch of genomic DNA from Candidatus Bathyarchaeota archaeon. It encodes these proteins:
- the hycI gene encoding hydrogenase maturation peptidase HycI, giving the protein MDENLEKELKSWISGFKKIVILGIGNPIRRDDYIGVAVAKLLKEKNLPNVLILECETVPESFTNVIKDVKPTHVLMIDAANLNATPGFAKIIDINEIEYFSFSTHDLPLSLLAKFIAYETNAKIALLGIQPKSLDFGEGLTSELVKASEEIAKTIEKVLIQVNL
- the hypF gene encoding carbamoyltransferase HypF produces the protein MKALITISGRVQGVGFRPFIYRLASKKGLRGYVRNRDGVVEILIEGTKSEILSFLEELKNEKPPSAIIQNVKVEYLTGEEEFKEFKIELSPSEKVFSGSIAPADLSICDECAKELMDPKNRRFNYFFITCTNCGPRFTIIIDLPYDRVNTTMNKFIMCEECKKEYKNPLDRRFHAQTIACWKCGPKAYLTESNGEIVNVENPIFEAGKLIEEGFILAVKGNGGFHIATSTLNSKPIIKLRKVKHRSQKPFAIMARSIEAIKSFAEVSFKEAELLKSSAKPIVLLKKSEDYYLAEEISPGLNTIGVMLPYTGLHLMLFKEVKEPAFVMTSANPPNQPIAITNQEAIEKFKGVVNYYLFHNRDIAQRCDDSVVKVVEGNVCFLRRSRGYAPEPIKIKKNVNACALGVGAELNVTSCILLKDKAFLTQHIGDIENFETLSFLEEATKNLIKLTKSKIECIACDLHPTFNTTRFALKLSEEIGVPVFKIQHHHAHIAKLMAEYCVDEIIGIACDGFGYGLDGSAWGGEILYCYGKEFKRLGYLEKHPMIGGDLATKYPLRMVAGILINEENFEEWFLSKASFFPYGKVEAEIILKEARKKRFLETSSCGRLLDAVSAILGLCYERTYEGEPAMKLEAAAEGGKNILDVPLIFKGDIIETRSFIREIFHLIDKENVKNLAYSAQEYIAKSLAEFALCEAENMGVKFIGFSGGVAANTHITQVIKKIVENRGFKFLYPRTVPCGDGGLSLGQAYIAAQMI